A section of the Chlorocebus sabaeus isolate Y175 chromosome 17, mChlSab1.0.hap1, whole genome shotgun sequence genome encodes:
- the SERPINB6 gene encoding serpin B6 isoform X2, with protein sequence MGAAQSLPGHRSAIMDVLAEANGTFALNLLKTLGKDNSKNVFFSPMSMSCALAMVYMGAKGNTAAQMAQVLSFNKSGGGGDIHQGFQSLLSEVNKTGTQYLLRTANRLFGEKSCDFLSSFRDSCQKFYQAEMEELDFISAVEKSRKHINSWVAEKTEGKIAELLSPGSVDPLTRLVLVNAVYFKGNWNEQFDKENTEERRFKVSKNEEKPVQMMFMQSTFKKTYIGEIFTQILVLPYVGKELNMIIMLPDETTDLRTVEKELTYEKFVEWTRLDMMDEEKVEVYLPRFKLEESYDMESVLCSLGMTDAFELGKADFSGMSKADLCLSKVVHKSFVEVNEEGTEAAAATAAIMMMRCARFVPRFCADHPFLFFIQHSKTNGILFCGRFSSP encoded by the exons ATGGGGGCCGCGCAGAGCCTCCCGGGCCACAG GTCTGCCATCATGGATGTTCTCGCAGAAGCAAATGGCACCTTTGCCTTAAACCTTTTGAAAACGCTGGGTAAAGACAACTCGAAGAATGTGTTTTTCTCACCCATGAGCATGTCCTGTGCCCTGGCCATGGTCTACATGGGGGCAAAGGGAAACACCGCTGCACAGATGGCCCAG GTACTCTCTTTCAATAAAAGTGGCGGTGGTGGAGACATCCACCAGGGCTTCCAGTCTCTTCTCAGCGAAGTGAACAAGACTGGCACGCAGTACTTGCTTAGGACGGCCAACAGGCTCTTTGGGGAAAAGTCTTGTGATTTCCTCTCA TCTTTTAGAGATTCCTGCCAAAAATTCTACCAAGCAGAGATGGAGGAGCTTGACTTCATCAGCGCCGTAGAGAAGTCCAGAAAACACATCAACTCCTGGGTAGCGGAAAAGACAGAAG GTAAAATTGCGGAGTTGCTGTCTCCGGGCTCAGTGGATCCATTGACGAGGCTGGTTCTGGTGAATGCTGTCTATTTCAAAGGAAACTGGAATGAACAGTTTGACAAGGAGAACACCGAGGAGAGGCGGTTTAAAGTCAGCAAG AATGAGGAGAAACCTGTGCAAATGATGTTTATGCAGTCTACTTTTAAGAAGACCTATATAGGAGAAATATTTACCCAAATCTTGGTGCTTCCGTATGTTGGCAAGGAGCTGAATATGATCATCATGCTTCCGGACGAGACCACCGACTTGAGAACG GTGGAGAAAGAACTCACTTACGAGAAGTTCGTGGAATGGACGAGGCTGGACATGATGGATGAAGAGAAGGTGGAGGTGTACCTCCCTCGGTTTAAACTGGAGGAAAGCTATGACATGGAGAGTGTCCTGTGCAGCCTGGGCATGACCGACGCCTTCGAGCTGGGCAAGGCAGACTTCTCTGGAATGTCCAAGGCAGACCTGTGTCTGTCCAAGGTCGTGCACAAGTCCTTTGTGGAGGTCAACGAGGAAGGCACGGAGGCCGCAGCCGCCACAGCTGCCATCATGATGATGCGGTGCGCCAGATTCGTCCCCCGCTTCTGCGCCGACCAccccttccttttcttcatcCAGCACAGCAAGACCAACGGGATTCTCTTCTGCGGCCGCTTTTCCTCTCCCTGA
- the SERPINB6 gene encoding serpin B6 isoform X1: MDVLAEANGTFALNLLKTLGKDNSKNVFFSPMSMSCALAMVYMGAKGNTAAQMAQVLSFNKSGGGGDIHQGFQSLLSEVNKTGTQYLLRTANRLFGEKSCDFLSSFRDSCQKFYQAEMEELDFISAVEKSRKHINSWVAEKTEGKIAELLSPGSVDPLTRLVLVNAVYFKGNWNEQFDKENTEERRFKVSKNEEKPVQMMFMQSTFKKTYIGEIFTQILVLPYVGKELNMIIMLPDETTDLRTVEKELTYEKFVEWTRLDMMDEEKVEVYLPRFKLEESYDMESVLCSLGMTDAFELGKADFSGMSKADLCLSKVVHKSFVEVNEEGTEAAAATAAIMMMRCARFVPRFCADHPFLFFIQHSKTNGILFCGRFSSP, translated from the exons ATGGATGTTCTCGCAGAAGCAAATGGCACCTTTGCCTTAAACCTTTTGAAAACGCTGGGTAAAGACAACTCGAAGAATGTGTTTTTCTCACCCATGAGCATGTCCTGTGCCCTGGCCATGGTCTACATGGGGGCAAAGGGAAACACCGCTGCACAGATGGCCCAG GTACTCTCTTTCAATAAAAGTGGCGGTGGTGGAGACATCCACCAGGGCTTCCAGTCTCTTCTCAGCGAAGTGAACAAGACTGGCACGCAGTACTTGCTTAGGACGGCCAACAGGCTCTTTGGGGAAAAGTCTTGTGATTTCCTCTCA TCTTTTAGAGATTCCTGCCAAAAATTCTACCAAGCAGAGATGGAGGAGCTTGACTTCATCAGCGCCGTAGAGAAGTCCAGAAAACACATCAACTCCTGGGTAGCGGAAAAGACAGAAG GTAAAATTGCGGAGTTGCTGTCTCCGGGCTCAGTGGATCCATTGACGAGGCTGGTTCTGGTGAATGCTGTCTATTTCAAAGGAAACTGGAATGAACAGTTTGACAAGGAGAACACCGAGGAGAGGCGGTTTAAAGTCAGCAAG AATGAGGAGAAACCTGTGCAAATGATGTTTATGCAGTCTACTTTTAAGAAGACCTATATAGGAGAAATATTTACCCAAATCTTGGTGCTTCCGTATGTTGGCAAGGAGCTGAATATGATCATCATGCTTCCGGACGAGACCACCGACTTGAGAACG GTGGAGAAAGAACTCACTTACGAGAAGTTCGTGGAATGGACGAGGCTGGACATGATGGATGAAGAGAAGGTGGAGGTGTACCTCCCTCGGTTTAAACTGGAGGAAAGCTATGACATGGAGAGTGTCCTGTGCAGCCTGGGCATGACCGACGCCTTCGAGCTGGGCAAGGCAGACTTCTCTGGAATGTCCAAGGCAGACCTGTGTCTGTCCAAGGTCGTGCACAAGTCCTTTGTGGAGGTCAACGAGGAAGGCACGGAGGCCGCAGCCGCCACAGCTGCCATCATGATGATGCGGTGCGCCAGATTCGTCCCCCGCTTCTGCGCCGACCAccccttccttttcttcatcCAGCACAGCAAGACCAACGGGATTCTCTTCTGCGGCCGCTTTTCCTCTCCCTGA